In the Candidatus Binatia bacterium genome, CTGAACGTAGACGTCCTCCGTCCCATTCCGTTTGTCGGTGAAGAGGAAGAAGGCGCCGCCAGTCCCGTCCGCAAGGACTTGAGCCAACGACTGGTCTCCCGAGGAGGGAGCGATTGGCGGGTAGACATAGGGGTGCTGAGGCCATGCGGCAAGAGCCTCCGAGCTGGAACCAATGAGCGCGAGCAACAGGAGCAGGAGCAGGACAGGACGAGACGGTTGAGCGAGGGGCGCGGTCACGGGTGCCTCCACGACGGCCGGCGCTACGACCGGCCCAGGGTTGCGCGCAAATCGTCCAAGCAGCGAGGAGCCCGAGTATACTCTTCCCGTGACCACGGTCCGCTACATCGTTCATGACGTCGACGCCGCGGTCGCGTTCTATGCGGGGGCCCTGGGCTTCGAGCTGAAGCAGCAGTTCGGCCCGGCCATGGCCATCCTCACGCGCGGCGACCTCACGCTCTGGACGGCGGGGCCGATGGCATCCGCGGCGCGGCCGATGCCCGACGGGCGGAAGCCCGAGCCGGGAGGATGGAACCGCTTCGTGATCGAGGTGGACGATCTCGCGAGCTTCGTCGCGACGCTTCGCACGAAGGGCGTGGCCTTTCGGAACGAGATCGTGGAAGGTCCCGGCGGCAAGCAGATTCTCTGCGAGGATCCGTGGGGGAACGTCGTCGAGCTCTTCGAGCCCGCCCGCTAGAAGTTCCCGCCCAGGAAGCTGTAGAGCAATAGCGCCAGCACCAGCGCGCTGATCGCGGCGTAGGTCCCGTCGCGCTCCTTGACGAACGCCGCGGCCGAGAGCGCGACCCGCGCCACCGGCGTGGCGATCAGGAGGAGCAGCGCGAGCTGGGTGATCCAGCGGCCGCGCCCCTGCAACGCGCCGCGGACGATCCCGTGCACGCTGTCGAGCCCGCTCGGAACGCCGTGGAACGTGGCGTACTCGGGAAGAGACGCGCCGTGGCGCCGCAGATAGATCAGTCCCCCGAACACCGCGACGAGAGCCGCGGTGAAGACGCCTCCGCGCAGCACGCGGCCGATCCAGAGCTGAAGGGCGCTCTCGCGCCGCTCCGGAGGCCGGGCCACGCCACCGTCGATGTCGTTGGCCATCAAAATTCCCCCCGCGCCGCGCGCACCAGCATCTCGATTGCGAGCACCACGATCACGCCCGTGAACAGCGTGCGCAGGGTTCGGGTGCGGGCGGCGGCCATCAAGCGCGCCCCCACCAGCGCTCCCGCGAGCACGCCGAGCATCACCGGCAGCGCGAGCCCCGGATCGACGTAGCCGCGTCGCAGGTAGATCCCGGCGCTCGCGGCGGCCGTCACCCCGATCATGAAATTGCTCGTCGCGGTAGAGACCTTGAACGGAAGCCGCATCGCCTGGTCCAGCGCGAGCACCTTGAGCGCTCCCGATCCGATGCCGAGCAGACCCGAGATCGCGCCCGCCACCATCATGATCGCGA is a window encoding:
- a CDS encoding DUF1634 domain-containing protein, which encodes MANDIDGGVARPPERRESALQLWIGRVLRGGVFTAALVAVFGGLIYLRRHGASLPEYATFHGVPSGLDSVHGIVRGALQGRGRWITQLALLLLIATPVARVALSAAAFVKERDGTYAAISALVLALLLYSFLGGNF
- a CDS encoding VOC family protein; translated protein: MTTVRYIVHDVDAAVAFYAGALGFELKQQFGPAMAILTRGDLTLWTAGPMASAARPMPDGRKPEPGGWNRFVIEVDDLASFVATLRTKGVAFRNEIVEGPGGKQILCEDPWGNVVELFEPAR